GCTCCGGATTTCGTCGATGCCCATCCGGTTGGCAATGAGCTCCTCTTCGGTCGGGGTGTCGACGCCGTAGATGCATGGGCTTACGTAGGGCGGGCACGAGATGCGCATGTGCACCTCGGACGCTCCGCCCTCGCGCACCATGGAAACGATTTTCTTGCACGTCGTTCCGCGCACGATGGAATCGTCCACGAGCACGATGCGTCTGTCCCGCAGCACGGCGGGAACCGGGTTGAGCTTCACGCGAACCCCCATGTCGCGCCCCTCCTGCTTGGGCTGGATGAACGTGCGGCCCACGTAGTGGTTGCGCGTGAGGCCGTGGGCGAAAGGAATCTTCGACTCTTCGGCGTAGCCGAGCGCCGCGATCAGGCCCGAGTCGGGCACCGGCACGACGAGGTCGGCCCCCACGGGGTGCTCGCGCGCCATCTGCCGCCCCATCTCGAAGCGCGCCCGGTACGTGTCGCGGCTGAAAATGCGGCTGTCGGGCCGCGCGAAGTAGATGAGCTCAAAGATGCACTGGCGCGGCTCGGCGCGCTCGAACGGAAAGCGGCTTTCGACGCCCCGGTCGGAGAGTGTCACCATCTCGCCCGGCTCGACCTCGCGCACGAACTGGGCGCGTATCAAATCGAGCGAGCACGTCTCGGACGCGAGGACGTGCGCCTCGCCGAGTTTTCCCAGAACGAGCGGGCGAAACCCGCGCGCGTCGCGCACGCCGACGATGCGTCCCGGAAGAAGGAAAAGAAGCGTGTAGGCGCCGCGCACCTGCGAGAGCGCGTCCACGAGGGCGTCCTCGATGCGGGGCGCGTCGGAGCGGGCGATGAGATGCAGGATGACCTCGGTGTCGCTCGTCGTGGCAAAGGGCGCGCCGTCCCGCTCGAGCGCCTCCCGCTGCTTCGCGTAATCCACGAGGTTGCCGTTATGGCAGATGGCCATCTCGCCGTAGCGCGTGTTAAAGAGAATCGGCTGGGCGTTCACGGCGGCGCTTTCACCCGCCGTGGAGTAGCGCACGTGGCCGATGGCGACGTCGCCCCGGGGAAGATTCTTCTTTTCCGCGCGGAACACCTCCACGACGTAGCCCATGCCCGTCTCGACGCGCAGGCCCCGGCCCGCGTCGGTGGCGATGCCCGCGCTCTCCTGGCCCCGGTGCTGAAGCGCGTAGAGGCCGAAGTACGCAAGCTCCGCGGCCTTCTCGTGCCGCAGGATGCCGAAGACGCCGCACTTATCGCGCAAGGGTTTCATACAGCGTAATCCATAAACCGGTGCTTGAAACAGTGCTCGAGCGAAGTGTCCGGCGCCGCCAGCCTCTTCTTGATAAGATGCGCGTTCAGATGCGTTTTATTCCTCAAGTACACGTAGGCGAGGTTCTCACCGTTCCCGTTGCATGAGACGGTCTCGTCGAAGCGCAGGAAAATCTTTTGCCCCTTCGTGGCCGCGCGTAGAAACGCGACCGCCTCCTTCGCGCGGCCTTTCCTGGGCCGCACGCCGAGGAGCCGCACCCTCGTGCCGTCACCGAGCTCCAGGTGGTCGGGCCCCTCCACGCGCTTGACGGAGTAGTATTTCGTCTTCGGCTTCTCGCGCCCCGTAATCTTCGAGCCGAACGTCCGCTCTCTCGGGTCCGCCTTCTTGTCGAACCTCGCGGGGTCGCGAAATATGTAGGGCAGCCCGGAAATTTCCCCGCTCCAATTCGTTCTTTTCGCCCGCTGCTTCTTGAAAATAATTTCCGCCCCGTCCCGGAGCGACGGCCCGTCCAATCCCAGTTTCTTCCGGATGGCGCCTTCGCAGGAACGATTAATCTCGTAGCCGATGGAATTTCTATCGAGATTCTTCGCGGCGAGCGTAGTCGTGCCGCTTCCCAGGAAGGGATCGAGCACCGTGTCGCCCGCGAACGAGAACATGCGGATGGCGCGCCGCGGCAGCTCCTCGGGGAACATCGCCAGATGGCCGTCCTGCTTTTCGCCGGGAAAATTCCAGTGGCCGAAGAAATACTCGTTCCATTCCTTCGTGGAGAGCTTCGACCGCTTCTTGGCTTCCGCCGAGGGCTTCGGAGATTTCCCCGGCTTTTTGAAGACGAGGATGAACTCGTAGTCCAGCTTCAGAATGCCGTTCCGCGGATGCGGAAAGGAGCCCATCACGGTGGCGCCGCCCGTGGTGTTCATCGTCGTGGCCTTCCGCCAGATGATTCCCCCCATGTAGTCGAAGCCCGCGGCCTCGCAGAATTTGATAATCTCCGTCCGGATGGGAATCACCTTGTAGCGGCCGTAGGTGACGGAGCGGGCGAACTGGTCACCGATGTTGACGACGAGGCGGCAGCCGGGGTGAAGGACTCTCAAGCATTCCTTCCACACCAGGTTCAGGTTGTTGATGTAGCTTTCGTAGGAATCGTCGAAGCCGATCTGGCCGGGGTGACCGTAGTCCTTGAGCTGCCAGTAGGGCGGGGAGGTCACGACGAGATGAACCGACGCGTCCTTGACCTCGTCCATACGACGCGAGTCGCCGAAGAAGACAGCGTGGCGGGTTTTTCCGCCCAAGCGGCTCCGTCCTCTGGAGGGCATGCCCTATTCTACCTTGCCGAACACCGCCTGCTCAAACCCCTCGCTCCAAGCCTTGTGCAGCGCGGCGGCCGCTTCGTCGAGCACCGTCTCGCCGTCCGCGGCGACGCGGAGATTCCCGCCGCCCACCGCGCCGAGGCGCGTACACGGAACGTCGTGCTCGCGCGCCGCTTTTTGCAGGGACGATTCATGGCTCGCCCCCACCGTCACGATAATTCTCGAGGCCGACTCGCCGAACAGGAGCGCGTCGCGGCGGACGCCCTGCGACGCAAGCGTTATTTCCGCTCCCCGCGGCCCCTCCGGATGGAAGCAGCATTCCGCGAGCGCCACGGCGAGGCCGCCCTCGGAGCAGTCGTGCGCCGATTTTAAAATTCCCTCCGCGACGGCGGTGCGGACGAGAGCCTGGAGGCGCTTCTCGAACTCAAGGTCGAGCGCCGGGGGCTTTCCGGCTTTCCTCCGGTGCAGCGTGAAAAGATACTCGCTCCCGCCGAGCTCCTCGCGCGTCTCGCCGAGAAGGTAGACGGCGTCGCCCTCGTCTTTAAACCATGGCGCGGCATGCTTTTCCGGGTCGTCCAGGACGCCGACCATCGCGACGGTGGGCGTCGGGTCGATCGCGGCGCTTTTTCCGTCTCCGGTCGCCGTCTCGTTGTAGAAGGAGACGTTGCCGCTCACCACGGGAACGTCGAGCGCGCGGCAGGCCTCGGCGAGGCCCTCGACGCACTCCTGAAATTGCCACATGATCTCGGGCTTCTCCGGGGAGCCGAAATTGAGGCAGTCGGTCACGCCGAGCGGCCGCGCGCCCACGCAGGCGAGGTTCCGCGCCGCCTCCGCGACGGCGTGCCGCGCACCGAGGCGCGGGTCGAGGACGCAGAAGCGGCCGTTTCCGTCCACCGTCATGGCGAGCGCTTTTTCGTTTTCCTTGACGCGGACGACGGCGGCGTCAGCGCCGGGGCCGAGCACCGTGTTCGTGCGCACCATGGAGTCGTACTGCCGCCACACCCAGTGCTTCGAGGCGAGATCGGGCGAGGCGATAAGCTTCCTCAAGGCGGCGCCGAAGCTTTCGGGCTGCGGCACCGAGGACAGATCGAGCGCCTGCGCCGCGTCCAACCCGGCCGGGCGTTTTACGGGGCGCTTGTACACCGGCGCCTCGTCGGTGAGCGCCCGCACGGGAATCCGGGCGGCGGTCTTCTTCTTTTCCCAGACCGTGAGAAGGCCGTCGTCCGTGACCCGCCCTATCCTGACGGCGTCGAGGTCCCACTTCCTGAAAATCTTTAAAATCTCCTCCTCCCGCCCCTTCCGGACGACGAGGAGCATGCGCTCCTGGGACTCGGAGATCATGAGTTCGTAGGGCGTCATGCCGGTCTCGCGCCGGGGGACGACGTCCAGGTCGAGCTCGATGCCGCACCCGCCCCGCCCCGCCATCTCGACGGACGACGACGTGAGGCCGGCCGCGCCCATGTCCTGGATCGAGACGACGGCGCCCGACGCCATGGCCTCGATGCACGACTCGAGAAGGTTTTTCTCGGTGAACGGGTCGCCCACCTGAACCGTGGGGCGCATCTCCTCGCTCTCCTCGTCGAACTCGGATGAAGCGAGAAGGCTCGCGCCGTGGATGCCGTCGCGCCCGGTCTTGGAGCCGACGTAGAAAACGGGGTTTCCGACCCCCCGGGCCTTGGCGCGGAAAATCCTCTCGCTCCGCACGATGCCGAGCGTGAAGGCGTTTACTAGGATATTCCCGTTATAGGAGGAATCGAAAATAACCTCGCCGCCCACCGTCGGTACGCCCATGCAGTTGCCGTAGCCCCCGATGCCCGCCACCACGCCCGCCACCAGGTACGCCGTGCGCGGGTGCGCCGCCTCGCCGAAGCGCAGGGAGTTGAGGGAAGCCACGGGACGGGCGTTCATGGTGAACACGTCGCGCAGGATGCCGCCGACGCCCGTCGCCGCGCCCTGGTAGGGCTCGATGAAGGAGGGATGGTTGTGCGATTCCATCTTGAAGACGGCGGCGCAGCCCCCTCCGATGTCCACGGCGCCCGCGTTCTCGCCCGGGCCCTGAAGCACCCACGGGGCGTCCGTCGGCAGCTTCTTCAGATGCACCCTCGACGACTTGTAGGAGCAGTGCTCGCTCCACATGAGGGAGAAAACGCCCAGCTCCGTGAACGTGGGGACGCGGCCCAGGATCTTTAAGATTCTTTCCCACTCCTCGTCCGCGAGGCCGTGGGCATGGGCCTGCTCCAGATCGACTTCGGGCTCCTGCGAGGTGTCAACAATCGGCATAACGGTCAGGCTCCACGCGCCATAATAACATAAAAAGCCCATGCGGTTTTTCCTGTCGTAGGCCTGACTCCCAGAAGAGCGGCAGGGCCGGAGGGGGCGCTGAATTTAAATACCGGGGCGCGATGTGTAAAGTCCGGCGCTACGGGTTATCATAGAGGCGAAAGCAAGCTATGGCTATCCCACCGGCACGCGTCCTCGCAGCTCTTCTCCGGGAAAACGAATACGCCTTCTGGCTCGACCCGAGCCTTCGCCGGGGAGGCGAAGGGCGCTTTTCGGCGGTGGGCGTCCCCTACGCCGTCTTCCGCGCCCGCCGCGGCTCCGCGTCGTCGCGGCGGGCCGAGTGGGAATTCTTCCGCCTGGACGGCGCCCGCCGCAAAAAGGGACGCGGCAACCCGTGGGGGGCCCTCCGTGAAATTTTCCGCGCCGAAGCCAGACGCCACCGCCCGGCGAAGCGTTCGGGAAAGATTCCGTTCGCGGGGGGCGTCGTGGGCTACATGGGCTACGACCTCAAGGATTTTCTGGAAAATTTTCCCCATGTCGCGCGGCGCGATCTCGCCCTCGACGACTGCCGGCTTCTGTTCGTGCGCGATTTCCACCTGTGGGACCACCGCACGGGCCGCGTGCACCCGGTCGGGGAGCCGGGCGCGGCGCCTTCGGCCGGGCCGCCGTCTCTTTCAAGGAAGAAGCTCGATTTGACGATGCGCTCCGCCACGTCCAAACGCGCGTACTTAGCCGCCGTCGGGCGCATCAAGCGCCACATCGCGCGCGGCGACGTGTACCAGATCAACCTCACGCACCGCCTCTCGTTCCGGCTTCCGGCGCATCCCCTCGCGCTCTACCTCGCGATGCGCCGGGAAAACCCCACGCCCTACGGGACGTACCTCGCCTGCGGGGAGACGCACGTCGCCTCCACCTCGCCGGAGCGGTTTCTCCGCGTCGCGGGGCGGCGCGCCCTGTCGGAGCCGATGAAAGGCACGGCCCCGCGCGGAAGAACCCGCGCTTCCGACGCGCGCCTGCGGCGGGCGCTCGGAGCCTCGGAGAAGAACCGCGCCGAGAACCTGATGATCACGGACCTGGTGCGGAACGACCTGGGGCGCGTGTGCAGGCCGGGCTCCGTCAAGGTCTCCCGGCTCTTCCACGTGGACACGTACCGGACGCTACACCAGATGATCTCGAGCGTCGAGGGAACGCTCGCGCCAGGCCGCGACGCCTGGGACGCGCTCGAGGCGCTCTTCCCGCCGGGCTCGATGACGGGCGCCCCCAAGATCCGCGCCGTCTCGCTCATCGAGGAAATCGAGCCCGTAAAGCGCGGCGTCTACGCGGGCGCGCTCGGCTGGATGGATTTCCGGGGGCATGCCCAGTGGAGCGTCGTCATCCGCACCCTGGTCGCGAAAAACGGGAAAGGATACTACCACACGGGCGGCGGCATCGTGGCCGACTCGGAGGCGGAGGACGAGTGGCGCGAATCGATGCTCAAGGCGGAGGCGCTCAGGAGGGCCGCCGAGGGAAAATGAGCCTTCCTTCCGACAGGGGGCAGGGCTTTACCCGGCGGCTTCTTTCGTGTCTTTTTCCCGCTTGGCCGCTACCCGTTCCACCAGCGCCGCGGCCCCCAGCGCCGCCAGCACCAGCACGAGCGGGTACGCCGAAAAGAAGTAGCGCCATTCGGTGTGAAAGGGGGCATTGGTGAGGATTTTTCCCGCGACGGGAAAAAGCACGGTCCAGACCTCTGGCCTGGACGCGCCGTGCACGGCGCCCGCGCAGGCAAGAAAGAGCAGAAGCCCCGAGATCGCAACGTTCGCCCCACTCGTCCACCAGGGGGCGGGGGAGGGCAAGCGGGCATACAGCCCCGGGTAGAAAAGCCACTCTTGATAAAAAAGAAACGTCGTCTGCTGCATGCGGTGCCAGAGCCAGGCGAGCGGACTCTTCCGAACACGCGCTATGCCCATCTGCCAGAGAACCGCGTCGGGCGCGGGCGCGCCGACGACGCCGCTTCCGTAATATTCATAACGGTAGGACTGCAGCGCGTCGCGGGCCTCGCGAGGCGACTCATCCAGCTCAAAGACTTCGTCCGGCCAGCTCACCGTTCTCCACTCCCCCGTCTCGTTCATTTCATAACGATAGTATTCGCCCCTCACCGTCCACGTCCCCGTCCAGAGCGCCAGTCCCTTGCCGTACGGCGCAAGAAGCACGGGGCGGTCGAAGGCCGTTGTGTTCCACACCACCCAGGGCACAACAACCAGGGCGCACCCCCCGAGAAAGCCTCCAAGGAACTTCCATTGGCGCCGCCACGCGTAGAGGCCGCCGATGCCCGCGACCAAAAGCAAAAAGTCCGGACGCGTGTAAACGAGCAGGATCGTCAAGATCCCCAATCCCAGATGAACGCCCCATGGCGGCGACTTCAAGCTTTGCAGCCAAACGACGCTTACGGCCACCGCGAGCGGCATGGCCAGCGCGTCAATACTCAGGTCCGCGTAGAATCGCCAGGAAAGCAGCGCCAGGGCCGCTACGCCGGCCGCCGCGCCCCATGTCGCGCTCCTCGTCAGCCGATAGGCGAGCCATCCCACGCCCAAGCACGCGGCAAAGTGCAGGAACGCCTGCACCATCACGGCGGCGCGAAAGCCGCCCCGCGTTCCGGCAATCTTGTACGCTCCTCCCAGAAACAGGGGATAGGTCGGCACGCGGTAGCCATGGGGAAAATAGGGCGGCTTCTGGGCCGCGGAATAGCCGTTCCCCCGCGCGAGATTGGTTGCGAGGCGGCTGTAGACGAGGCTGTCGCCGCTAAACTGGGTCCTGTAGGAAGTGAACCGCACCGTCCTGCCCGCCTCGGCCAAGAACCACAGGCTCAGCGCCAAGCCGCACGCGAGAAGAATACCCAATTGCCACGAAACTCGCCACGGCGCGCGCGTCGGGGCCTGCTTCCGGGCGGCGGCTGCCTGCTTGCGCTTACGTTTAGCGGACTTGCCCGAGCTCATCCGCCCATGATACCACTTCCCGACGTACGCATCGGGGCAAGCCCCGACCCCGCTCTACAAAAAACCGGCAACTCCGGCAAAAGCGGCAATTCCGGCCAAATTACTTGAAATTCTGGTGAAACGGCATATAATACATGTAGGAGACGGCCATGACACGAAAGCGGTGGCTCATCCTTTCGGTTGCGGCAGTGGGGGCTGGCTTTATGCCGGTGGCAGTATGGGGAGGTGAAGCGCCTGCGTCCCCAGGGAAAGGCCCGCCGAAGGCCGAAGGGGAAGTCGAGATTTCTTCTCTCTCCTTCGACCT
The DNA window shown above is from Acidobacteriota bacterium and carries:
- the purF gene encoding amidophosphoribosyltransferase; translation: MKPLRDKCGVFGILRHEKAAELAYFGLYALQHRGQESAGIATDAGRGLRVETGMGYVVEVFRAEKKNLPRGDVAIGHVRYSTAGESAAVNAQPILFNTRYGEMAICHNGNLVDYAKQREALERDGAPFATTSDTEVILHLIARSDAPRIEDALVDALSQVRGAYTLLFLLPGRIVGVRDARGFRPLVLGKLGEAHVLASETCSLDLIRAQFVREVEPGEMVTLSDRGVESRFPFERAEPRQCIFELIYFARPDSRIFSRDTYRARFEMGRQMAREHPVGADLVVPVPDSGLIAALGYAEESKIPFAHGLTRNHYVGRTFIQPKQEGRDMGVRVKLNPVPAVLRDRRIVLVDDSIVRGTTCKKIVSMVREGGASEVHMRISCPPYVSPCIYGVDTPTEEELIANRMGIDEIRSEIGADTLGYLSLEGLQRAVEADNQFCYACFTREYPIPRPAEEPPQPGLFER
- a CDS encoding site-specific DNA-methyltransferase; the encoded protein is MDEVKDASVHLVVTSPPYWQLKDYGHPGQIGFDDSYESYINNLNLVWKECLRVLHPGCRLVVNIGDQFARSVTYGRYKVIPIRTEIIKFCEAAGFDYMGGIIWRKATTMNTTGGATVMGSFPHPRNGILKLDYEFILVFKKPGKSPKPSAEAKKRSKLSTKEWNEYFFGHWNFPGEKQDGHLAMFPEELPRRAIRMFSFAGDTVLDPFLGSGTTTLAAKNLDRNSIGYEINRSCEGAIRKKLGLDGPSLRDGAEIIFKKQRAKRTNWSGEISGLPYIFRDPARFDKKADPRERTFGSKITGREKPKTKYYSVKRVEGPDHLELGDGTRVRLLGVRPRKGRAKEAVAFLRAATKGQKIFLRFDETVSCNGNGENLAYVYLRNKTHLNAHLIKKRLAAPDTSLEHCFKHRFMDYAV
- the purL gene encoding phosphoribosylformylglycinamidine synthase subunit PurL; this translates as MPIVDTSQEPEVDLEQAHAHGLADEEWERILKILGRVPTFTELGVFSLMWSEHCSYKSSRVHLKKLPTDAPWVLQGPGENAGAVDIGGGCAAVFKMESHNHPSFIEPYQGAATGVGGILRDVFTMNARPVASLNSLRFGEAAHPRTAYLVAGVVAGIGGYGNCMGVPTVGGEVIFDSSYNGNILVNAFTLGIVRSERIFRAKARGVGNPVFYVGSKTGRDGIHGASLLASSEFDEESEEMRPTVQVGDPFTEKNLLESCIEAMASGAVVSIQDMGAAGLTSSSVEMAGRGGCGIELDLDVVPRRETGMTPYELMISESQERMLLVVRKGREEEILKIFRKWDLDAVRIGRVTDDGLLTVWEKKKTAARIPVRALTDEAPVYKRPVKRPAGLDAAQALDLSSVPQPESFGAALRKLIASPDLASKHWVWRQYDSMVRTNTVLGPGADAAVVRVKENEKALAMTVDGNGRFCVLDPRLGARHAVAEAARNLACVGARPLGVTDCLNFGSPEKPEIMWQFQECVEGLAEACRALDVPVVSGNVSFYNETATGDGKSAAIDPTPTVAMVGVLDDPEKHAAPWFKDEGDAVYLLGETREELGGSEYLFTLHRRKAGKPPALDLEFEKRLQALVRTAVAEGILKSAHDCSEGGLAVALAECCFHPEGPRGAEITLASQGVRRDALLFGESASRIIVTVGASHESSLQKAAREHDVPCTRLGAVGGGNLRVAADGETVLDEAAAALHKAWSEGFEQAVFGKVE
- the pabB gene encoding aminodeoxychorismate synthase component I codes for the protein MAIPPARVLAALLRENEYAFWLDPSLRRGGEGRFSAVGVPYAVFRARRGSASSRRAEWEFFRLDGARRKKGRGNPWGALREIFRAEARRHRPAKRSGKIPFAGGVVGYMGYDLKDFLENFPHVARRDLALDDCRLLFVRDFHLWDHRTGRVHPVGEPGAAPSAGPPSLSRKKLDLTMRSATSKRAYLAAVGRIKRHIARGDVYQINLTHRLSFRLPAHPLALYLAMRRENPTPYGTYLACGETHVASTSPERFLRVAGRRALSEPMKGTAPRGRTRASDARLRRALGASEKNRAENLMITDLVRNDLGRVCRPGSVKVSRLFHVDTYRTLHQMISSVEGTLAPGRDAWDALEALFPPGSMTGAPKIRAVSLIEEIEPVKRGVYAGALGWMDFRGHAQWSVVIRTLVAKNGKGYYHTGGGIVADSEAEDEWRESMLKAEALRRAAEGK